The proteins below come from a single Drosophila suzukii chromosome X, CBGP_Dsuzu_IsoJpt1.0, whole genome shotgun sequence genomic window:
- the LOC108019223 gene encoding C-type lectin domain family 4 member F-like, with protein MLKLIYFSGFVLIILNFQVISANSQDNGRSICLLEDPPNQCGDFCLTKLHPMIGLIPVTNSKLERIQSEQQALRVKLLAVQFTVEAQRIAVQNSLKNITTKGEFGARLNETERKLRVENSELKNQLQLLRTKMEEQESAIKTKLDALLEPLSKTITKDDFQAKFNGMAAQINMLQSTLSKIEDTKSNTTEIPTKPIPPMFQKIGERYFYIENNLNQTWHEAAVACHRMGGFLAGIKDLKELLSIQDKIKPHVWYWLGINDLMTAGQFLSVASGKPAEILTWRSDSPNNEKRCVQLQNGDMSDWRCNDKVKFICQADSEV; from the coding sequence ATGCTGAAGCTGATATATTTTTCTGGATTCGTCCTAATAATCCTGAATTTTCAGGTGATCTCAGCGAACTCACAGGACAATGGGCGCTCCATTTGTCTTTTAGAGGACCCACCAAATCAGTGTGGGGACTTCTGCCTGACCAAACTGCATCCCATGATTGGTTTGATACCCGTGACCAACTCGAAATTGGAAAGGATCCAGAGTGAGCAGCAGGCCTTAAGGGTCAAACTCCTGGCAGTTCAGTTTACGGTTGAGGCACAGCGGATAGCAGTGCAGAATTCTTTGAAAAATATCACCACAAAAGGAGAATTCGGGGCGAGACTCAACGAAACCGAAAGAAAACTTAGGGTTGAAAATTCTGAATTGAAGAACCAACTGCAGTTGCTTCGCACCAAAATGGAAGAACAGGAATCAGCCATAAAAACCAAGCTGGATGCCCTTTTGGAACCTTTAAGCAAGACTATCACCAAGGATGATTTCCAGGCGAAATTCAACGGTATGGCAGCCCAAATAAATATGTTACAAAGCACACTCTCTAAAATAGAAGACACCAAAAGCAATACTACGGAAATCCCTACAAAACCCATCCCACCGATGTTCCAGAAAATCGGCGAGAGGTATTTCTATATTGAGAATAATCTTAATCAAACTTGGCATGAGGCTGCAGTCGCTTGTCATCGGATGGGCGGCTTTTTGGCAGGCATTAAGGACCTAAAGGAATTGCTGTCCATCCAAGATAAAATTAAACCTCATGTTTGGTACTGGCTTGGGATCAATGATCTGATGACCGCCGGCCAGTTCCTATCAGTGGCCTCGGGAAAACCGGCAGAAATTTTGACCTGGAGGTCCGATAGCCCCAACAATGAAAAACGGTGCGTTCAACTGCAAAACGGAGATATGAGTGATTGGCGCTGCAATGATAAGGTTAAATTCATTTGCCAGGCGGACAGCGAagtataa